A stretch of Verrucomicrobiota bacterium DNA encodes these proteins:
- a CDS encoding NAD(P)-dependent oxidoreductase → MPSQKVLITGVAGYLGSIIAEHLLRKGYSVTGLDNLTYGEAALFHLCADPNFEFVYGDARDKSALLPLIKKADVILPLAAIVGAGACDRDRCLTESVNVDAIQLMNRLRSGSQLVVFPMTNSGYGTKTGDVHCTEETPLDPISLYGKTKVEAEKIVLDSANAISLRLATVFGLSPRMRLDLLVNHFVYAAVTDGYLVIFEKDFKRNYVHIRDVADCFLHCIDYADRMAGRPYNVGLDHANLSKEELALKVREYVPKFYIHFATVGTDPDQRNYIVSNQRLREAGFEARRSIDSGIQELLKGYRLLGRPRFKNI, encoded by the coding sequence ATGCCATCTCAGAAGGTATTAATTACCGGTGTGGCCGGGTATCTCGGCTCCATCATCGCCGAACATCTGCTTCGAAAGGGTTACTCCGTCACCGGTCTGGACAATCTAACGTACGGCGAAGCGGCGCTCTTCCATCTCTGCGCAGATCCCAACTTCGAATTTGTGTATGGCGACGCGAGGGACAAGTCCGCCCTGTTGCCCTTGATCAAGAAGGCCGATGTCATCCTGCCCCTGGCCGCGATCGTCGGCGCCGGCGCGTGCGATCGCGACCGTTGCCTGACTGAATCGGTCAATGTCGATGCGATTCAACTGATGAATCGCTTGCGCAGCGGCAGCCAGCTCGTGGTTTTCCCCATGACCAACAGCGGGTACGGGACGAAGACGGGCGACGTGCATTGCACCGAGGAAACGCCGCTCGATCCGATTTCATTGTACGGAAAAACGAAAGTGGAAGCCGAGAAAATCGTCCTGGACAGCGCCAACGCCATCTCCCTGCGATTGGCGACGGTCTTTGGGTTGTCTCCCCGGATGCGGCTGGACCTCCTGGTCAACCATTTTGTCTATGCGGCGGTCACCGACGGCTACCTGGTCATCTTCGAAAAGGATTTCAAACGAAACTATGTCCACATCCGGGACGTGGCCGACTGCTTCTTGCACTGCATCGATTACGCCGACCGGATGGCGGGACGGCCTTACAATGTGGGGCTGGACCACGCCAATCTGTCGAAAGAGGAGCTGGCGTTGAAAGTCCGGGAGTACGTTCCCAAGTTTTACATTCATTTCGCGACCGTTGGGACCGATCCCGATCAGCGCAATTACATCGTCTCGAATCAGCGGCTGCGCGAGGCTGGATTCGAGGCGCGACGTTCCATCGACTCAGGCATCCAGGAATTGCTGAAGGGCTATCGTCTCCTGGGAAGACCGCGATTCAAAAACATTTAG